Within Methyloversatilis discipulorum, the genomic segment CTGAACCTGCTCGCGCTGGCCTTGCCCTTCTACACGCTGGAGGTGTTCGACCGCGTGTTCGCCAGCCGCAGCGTGCCGACCCTGGTCATGCTGACGATGGTCACGACGATCGCGCTGGTCGGCATGATGCTGCTCGACCAGGTGCGCGCGCGCCTGCTCATGTCCTGCGCCTTCGGGCTGGACCGCGCGCTCGGGCCGCAGGTGGTGACGCGACTGTTCGCCGAGGCCGGCTCGCCCGGCCATCCGGCGCAGACCCAGTACATCCGCGACATCGCCAACGTGCGCGGCTTCCTGACCGGGCCCGGCGTGATTGCGCTGTTCGACGCGCCGTGGGCGCCGCTCTTCCTACTGCTTATTTTCGTCTTCCATCCGCTGCTCGGCATTGTGGCGACCGTCGGCGCGCTGGTGCTGCTGGTCTGCGCCTGGGTCAACAGCCGCGTCACCCGTCACTACAACGAAATGTCGGCCCGTGCGTCGCGCGCCTCGTCGCAGTTCATCGACGCCTCGGTGCGCAACGCCGACGCCGTGCGCGCGATGGGCATGGCGCCCGATCTGGGCCGTCGCTGGGGCGCGCTCAACGACGAGGTGATCCGCGCCGGCGCCGCGTCGCAGGCGGTCGGCGCACCCTGGACCGGTCTCACGCGCTTCGTCCGCCTCTACCTGCAGGTGCTGATGCTCGGCTGCGGCGCCTGGCTGGTAGTGCGCGGCGACCTCGGCTCCGGCGCCATGATGGCCGGCACGCTGATCCTGGCGCGCGCGCTGTCGCCGGTCGAAGCCATCGTGTCGAGCTGGCGCAGCCTGTTCGACTTCCGCGAGTCGGTGGGCCGGCTGTCGACGCTGCTCGAAGGCAGCCAGCAGGCGCGCGAACCGCATCCGCTGCCGCAGCCGACCGGGCGTGTCGACGTCGAAGCGCTCACCATGATGGCCGGCCAGAGGGTGCTGCTGCGCAACGTCGGCTTTTCGCTGCAGGCTGGTCAGCAACTGGCCGTGATCGGCCCGAGCGGTGCCGGCAAGACCGCCTTACTGCGCCTGCTGGCGGGCATCTGGACGCCGGCCTCCGGTGCCGTGCGCCTCGACGGTGCGCGGCTGCAGGACTACCCGCCGGACACGCTGGGCGCGGCCATCGGCTATCTGCCGCAGAACGTCGAGCTGTTTCCGGGCACGGTGGCCGAGAACATCGCCCGCATGCAGCCCTCGCCGGATGCCGACGCGGTGATTGATGCGGCGAAGCTGTGCGGCGCGCACGAACTCATCCTGCGGCTGCCGCAGGGCTACGACACCGAGGTGGGCGAGGGCGGTGCCCAGCTGTCGGCCGGCCAGCGCGCACGCGTCGGCATCGCCCGCGCGCTCTACGGTTCGCCCGCGCTGGTGCTGCTGGACGAACCGAACGCCAACCTCGATGCCGAGGGCGAGGACGCATTGCTCGACATGCTCGCGCGGCTGCGCGAACGCGGCATCACCGCCGTCGTGGTGGCGCACCGGCCACGCATGCTGCAGGGCATGGACAAGCTGCTGGTGCTGCGTGACGGCGCAATCGAGCAGTACGGTGATTACGCCGAGATCGCCGCTCGCGTCACGCGCAGCCCGCGCGTGACTGCATTGAATGACAGAGCGGCACAGCAGGGAGGTGCGCAGCATGGCCATCGAGCTTGATGCCGGCCTGCCGTCACTGGCGCGCGACCGCGTGGTCCGCGCCGGGCTGTGGGTGATCGGCGGCACGCTGGCCGCCATGCTGGCCTGGGCCGAACTGGCGCCGGTTTCGGGCGCCGTGGTGGCCGGCGGTGAAGTGCGCGTGTCCGGCGAACGCAAGACGGTGCAGCACCTGGAGGGCGGCATCGTCGCCGAGCTGCGGGTGCGCGACGGCGACGTGGTGCAGGCCGGCCAGGTGCTGCTGGTGCTCGGCGACGCACGCGTCGACGCCTCGCTCGACGCGATCGAGAACGAAATCATCGGCGAGCGGCTGACGCTGGCCCGGCTCGAATCGGAAAAACGCGAACTGCCGGCACTGGCGCTGCCCCATGACCTCGCGGAGCTCGCATCGTCGCCGCGCTACCGCAGCCTGATCGACGGCGAACAGCGCCTGTTCCGCACGCGCCGTGACAATCTGCGGGAGCAGCTCGCGCTGCTCGAAGCGCAGGCGGTCGAGGCGCAGCGCGAAGCGTCCGACGTGCAGATGCAGGTCGAGGCCGACCAGCGGGCGGTGGCGGCCCTGCGCGAGCAACTGCAGGCGTCGGAGAAGCTGGCCGAGCAGAAATTCATCCAGCACACACGGCTGCTCGAACTGCGCAGCGGGCTGGCGATACGCGAGGCCGAAATGGCCGAGCACCAGGCCATGCTGTCGCGCACACGGCAGAACATCGGCGACTTCCGCCTGCGCAAGGCGCAGCTGCGCGCCGACTTCGTGCAGCGCGCGGTCGACGAGGCGCAACTGACCGGGCGCAAGCTGCTCGACCTGCAGGCGCGGCTGAGCCCGGCGAAGGACAGCAGCCTGCGCAAGGAGGTGATTGCGCCGGTGGCCGGCCGCGCGGTGAATCTGCAGGTGCATACCGTGGGCGGCGTCGTGCGCCCCGGCGACCCCATCGTCGACATCGTGCCGGACGAAACCGCGCTGGTGGTCGAGGTCAGGGTGCAGCCGCAGGATGTCGAGGAGGTGCACACCGGCATGCCGGCGGAAGTCAGGCTGGCCGCCTACAACGCGCGCACCACGCCGCTGGTCAGCGGCAAGGTGAGCTATGTGTCGGCAGACCGTCTGATCGATGCTGCGCACGGCACGCCTTACTACACCGTGCACGTGACGCTAGACGCCCGGCCGGCCGAGCGCATCGAGCCGGGCATGCCGGTCGAGGCCTTCCTGCGCACGCGCGAGCGCAGCATGCTCGACTACCTGCTCGATCCGGTGATCAACGTGACCCGGCGCTCGATGCGCGAAAGCTGATGCCGCGAACGCCGGTGTCCGGACGCTGTCAGGTCCGGACACGCATGCCTGACTGAGCAATGACAGAAAGCGAACCTGCAGACAATTCCGCGCCGCCGCCGCGCCGCCGGCGCCGGCGATTCGGACTGGCCTTCACCGACCTCGCGCTGCTCGCCTTGCCCGTGCTCCTTGTGCACTGGGCGCTGGCGACGCAGAGCGGCTTGCGCTCAGTGGCCGCGGCTGCGCAGTGGGCGCTGCCGGCGCTGCAGATCGAAGTCGCCGGCGGCAGCCTGGTCGACGCGCCGCGCCTGGCGCGGCTGGTGCATGACGACGGCAGCTTGCGCATCGACGCGCGCGCAGTGGCGCTGGACTGGACCGCGTCGGCCCTGCTGCGCGGCCGGCTCGACATCGCCCGGCTGTCGGTCGACGAATTGCGCATCGCCACCTCGCCCAGCGACGAGGCGCCAGTGGTGCCAGCCAGCCTCGAACTGCCGCTGTCGCTCGCCGCGCAGGTCGAGATCAAGCGGCTGGTGCTCGCCGACTACGCGACGCCTGCGGTCGACAAGGTGGTGCTCGAAGCGCTGCAGGCGCAACTCGAATCCGACGGCCGCGCGCACGTTGTCGACGCACTGTCGCTGGGCACGCCCTGGGGGGCGCTCGACGGCCGGTTGCAGCTCGACGGCGCCGCGCCCTTCGCGCTGAATGGCGAGCTGAATTTCAAGGCGGCCGACTACGCGGCGCAGGCGACGCTGGGCGGTGCGCTGGCCGAGGCGGCCGACATTGATCTGCGCGCCAGTGGTTACGGCGTGTCGGGCAGCGCCCGCGCCGGCGTGCGGCCGTTCGCCGTGCAGCCGCTGGCGACGCTGAAACTGGCGCTCGACGAATTCGATCCGCACAGCCTGCACCCGTCTGCGCCGTCCGGCCGATGGACGCTGCACGCCGACCTGTCACCGCGCGATGGCGACGCGCTGGCGCTGACTGGCACCGTCAGCGCGGCCAACGCCGCACCGGGCCGCATCGATCAGGGGCGAGCACCGGTTACCGCGCTGACGGCGCGCATCGAGGCGGACGTCGCCGCCGTCGATCTGCGCGATCTGCGCATCGCGCTGGCCGGCGGCGGCGAGGTCAGCGGCGAGGCCGGCTGGCGCAGCAGCGGCGACCTGCCGATCACCGCCGCACTGACGCTGCGCGACATCGACAGCGCGCAACTGCACGCCCAGGGCGTGCGCACGAAACTCGGCGGGCGCATCGACATCCAGGCCTCGGGCGCGCGCCAGCAGTTTGTCGTCGACCTGAACGACCGCGGCCCCAGTCGTCTCGCGCTGAAGGCGAACGGCCATGTCGCCGACGCGCTGCTCACGCTGGCGCAGGCCGAGCTGTCTGCGCGCGGCGCACAGGCCGGCGTGCGCGGCACGCTCAAGCTCGATGACACGCTGGCCTTCACGGTCGACGGGCGACTGCAGAAGTTCGACCCGTCGGCTTTCGTGAAGGCGCCGGCCGCTTCGCTGTCGGCCCGCTTCGACGCCGCCGGCCGCCTCGGCCCGCAGCCCGATCTGCGCGCCGCGCTGGACATCGAGCCGAGCACGCTGATCGGCGAGCCGCTGGCCGGCCGTGCGAAGCTGCGCCTGCAGGGGCAGCGCCTGTCTGAAGTGGATGTCGCGCTCGACTGGTCCGGCAACAGCCTGGCCGCGCAGGGCGGCTTCGGCGGCGCGCAGGACGCGCTGGACTGGACCCTCGACGCACGCAATCTGGCGGCCCTGCGCACCCTGACCGGGCAGACGCTGGCCGGTCGGGTGTCCGGCAGCGGGCGTCTCGCCGGCAGCGTGGCGGCGCCGCACGGTCGCCTGCAGTTGCAGGCGCGCGCGCTGGCGCTGGGCGAACTGGGCAGCGTCGCGCGCGCCGACATCGACGCCGAACTCGCACCGGGCGCCGATGGCCGCCTGCGCCTCGCGCTCGACGCCGCCGACCTGCGCAGCCCGCAGGCACCGGTGCCGGTCGAGCAGTTGCGCGTCGACATCGCCGGCACGCGCGGCGCACACACGCTGGATGCCGATGTCGTCGCTGGCGCGCTGCCGGCCGAGCGGGGTGACGCGCCGGCCAAGCCGTCGCTGAAGCTGGCCGCGCACGGCGCGCTGGGCGATGGTCCGTCATGGTCGGGCAGCATCGATCGGCTGGCGCTCGTCATCTCGTCCGAACTGAGTGCCACGCTGAGCGCACCGGCACGGCTCAGCGCGTCGCCGCAACAGGCCACGCTCGACGACGCGCGCTTCACGCTGACCGGCGGTGGCGAACTGGTGCTGGCGCACACCGGCTGGACCCCGGAACGGCTCGACGCGCGGGGCCGCGCCCGCGGCGTGCCGCTGCGCCTGGTGTGGCGCGACCGCGCGGCCGGCATTGCCGTGCGCGCGCCGCTGAAGCTCGGTGCCGACTGGTCGATCGCCGCGCTGCTGGCCGGCGACGAACGCGTCGACGGCACGCTGTCGCTGTTCCGCGAGGCGGGCAATGTCGTGGTGTCGGGCGAAACGCGCAACGAACTGGCGTTGTCGGCGGCGCGCGCCGACGTGACCTTCGCTGGCCGCGAAGCACTGGCGAAGGCGTTGCTGGCCGGGCCGGACATCGGCGAAGCGCGCGCCGAGGTGGCGCTGCCGCTGCGCCGCGACGGCGGCCTGTGGCAGCCCGACCTCGACGCGCCGACCCTCGGCAGCGCGACGCTCGACGTGCCCTCGCTCGCCTGGATAGGCCGCACGTTGCGCCTCGACATGAGCACCGCCGGGCGATTGCGCGGCGACGTGAAGCTGGCGGGCACGCTGCGCGCGCCGGAACTTTCCGGCCGCATCGACGGCGACGCGCTGGCCTTCGCGCTGGTCGATGCCGGCGTGAAACTCGAGCGCGGCGAACTGCGCGCGCAGTTCGACGGCGATCACCTGACGCTGCAGTCGCTCAGCTTCGAAAGCGACAACCGCCGCCCGCCGCCGGACGCGCGGCTCGGCGCCGCCGGCCTGACGCGCGAGCCGGGCCGGCTGTCGGCGCGCGGCACGGTCGACATCGCCACCACGCGCGCCGACATCGAGGTCGCCATCCGCCGCTTCGTGCCGCTGCAGGGCGGCGAGCAGTGGCTCATGCTGTCGGGCGACGGCACGGTGCGCGGCTCGGCGAAGGAGGGCATGAAGCTGCAGCTCGCGCTGAAAGCCGACGCCGGCCTGTTCACCGTGCCGGAGCAGTCGGCGCCCGCGCTCGGCGACGATGTGGTCATCAAGGGCCGTACGCCGGAAGAAGCCGCCGGCCCGCCGCTCGGTCTGGCCATCGACGTTGACCTCGGCGATCGCGTCTATTTCAAGGGTCGCGGGCTCGATACGCGACTTACCGGCCAGCTCGCGCTGCGCGACGAAGGGCGCGGCCTGCGCGCCACCGGCAACATCCGCACCGTCGACGGCCGCTACCGCGCCTACGGTCAGGACCTGGTGATCGAGCGCGGCGTCATCAGCTTCCAGGGTTCGGTGTCCAACCCTGGTCTCAACGTGCGCGCCATCCGGCCCAACCTGCCGGTGCAGGCCGGCGTCGAAGTCAGCGGCACGGTACTGAAGCCGCGCGTGCGGCTGGTGTCCGACTCGGCCATGCCGGACAGCGAAAAGCTGTCATGGATCGTGCTCGGCCGCGGTCAGGACCGCGCCGGCGGCTCCGACCTCTCGCTGCTCGCCACCGCCGCCAGCGCGCTGCTCGGCGGCGAAGGCGAAGGCATCACCGGCTCGCTCGCGCAGGCCCTCGGCCTCGACCAGATCGCGCTGACCCAGAGCAGCACGACCACCGGCCCGCGCAGCCAGGTCGTCACCTCGTCGAACAACACGACCACCGTCGGCGGCCAGGTCGTCAGCGTCGGCAAGCGCTTGTCATCGAACGCGCTGCTCACCTACGAGCAAGGTGTGGCCGGCGCCACCAGCGTCGTCAAGCTCACCTGGAACCTCACCCGCCACCTTGCGCTGATCGGCAGCACGGGCACGGAACAGGCGGTGGATGTGAGGTACGTTTTTTCGTTCAAGTAGGGCGTATCCGCCACGACCGCGCGACTGTCTGTTCCGTGCATAATTGAATGGAATTCCGAAGGCCGCGGACGCGGGTTGGCGGCGAGTCCGGTTTCAGGGTTTTTTCGTACCGTGAGTAAACGGGGAGGCAGACGGAGGGTTTTGAAATGAAAAGAAAATCCGGTGTCCGGTTTATTTGCTTATCCCGACAGCGTCCATCTTATCGGACGAAAGTGTCGTCCACCTCACGTTAGGCCTCATCATCGATAAAGTCGCGCCGTAGACGTAAGGAGCCCAAATGGATAGATCAGCACAATTGCTTGCCGCAGTACGGGGAGAGGCTCAACCGCCAAGCGAACCTCCAGCTAATCCGAAATCAAGGGAGGTGCACATTGCCCCACCAGACTTGATTCCAATGCTCAAACGGTACTTCGATGGCGAGAAAACTGCACAGGAGATGCAGGAGTGGGCTTCATGGATCCTTTTTCAAGAAGAGCTATGCATCCTTGGGTGGCAAAACGACGATCTCGCTGATTACTACGAGCCAATGTGGAACATCCTTCAAGCCATTTCGTCACCGGTCACTGATGGGCCCCTCTCTCGCACCAAAGCACATGCGTACATATCAATGCTTAACGCGATGGGGCCAGGGCCAAAGAGCCCTGAATCACCTTTATTGCATACTCAGCCATGAATAACGCTTGTTCAACGTTCGTGGACACTCGAACCGAACACAGTCGGAGTGAACTTGCCAAACGATGCCTACGCGCCCCAGCCTAACTGTCGGTTCAACGCGGACGCCAACACTGGCCATCGCTTCGCGATTTTGATGGCCAGTGTTGGTGCCCTACGCGCTTCGCGCTCCGGCGCCGGTTAACCTGGGCGTTCGGCATCAAAACATGATCTGCTCTCATTGCGGCGTAGAGAATCTTGAGTCAGCGCTGCGGTGTATTCGCTGCGGTGCTGACGTTGTTGAGAAGGAGCGTTTAGCAACCGAAGACGCACTGCTAGTCTCAGTGCAGGACACTGACCCTCAGAACCGCCTTACCTTGGGCTTCGTTCTCGTCTTTGCATCTACATGGTTAATGGGAGCTCTTTGCTTATTTCTCTATGCTGGCTTGCTGCCCTGGCTGCCCTGGCATTGGCCCTTCTTTGTGGTCCTAGTACCTTTGTGTTGGTTCATCGCCCGCAAGGAGCTCAGGTCGTCTCTCACTTCTGAAGGTAAAGGTCCGAAGTGAGGCGCCCGCCCAGCCCCTTCTCGCGTATTCCGGCGACGCCCAACCCTTCAATCGAGCGGATCTCCGAACGGCTCCGCCGTTCTCCGGCCGTTCATTTCAAACGTTAGGCATCTCATGCCACTCGACAACGACGCCCTTCTCGCCGCTTGCCTCGAAGTAGCGCGCTTAATCCGCTGGCGGGACAATCCGGTTGATGAGGTTCTCGCGAAAGCTGCGGTGGAGATCTATTTCAACGCTGCAATCCAACATGAAGATTTTCTTGTCGGTCAGGGGCGCGATCCCAACATCATTGTTCGTGCTGTTCGATATATTGCGCACAAGCATGCAATTCCGCCTTTGGAAGGCAACGTTGAAGCCTTTGAGTCAATGTTGGATGTATTGATCGAGCTCGCTTGTCCCAACCAAGGCGTCGAGGAAGATCAAGAGGCGTTCTTTAAAGACATCGAAGAAGGCATTCGAGACGCACGGAGCGATTATGCTTAACCTCTTGGTCAACGTGGACCGCCTGCAAGCTGCGCTTGCAGGTCCCCTCTGAACCGCCCCGGATTTTGCGGAGACTGAATGCCATTTAACCTCTCAGTCGACACGCACTGATGCCTGAAGCCTCATTCTCACCCCCAACGGATGCGCGAGCGCGGATCACCGGGATATCCGTCGAGTTCCTGCAGTTCACATGGAAAGAGGCGCAGGCATGCCTGTTCGCCGGGCTGTTCTTTGTCACGGTTTTTTGCGTTCCGCGGACCGGCGTGCTGGGGCTGCCGCGTTACGACGTGCTGCTGCTGATCGCGCTGGTGATTCAGGGGTGGATGCTGTGGAGCGGTCGCGAGACGGTCGATGAACTGAAGGCCATCTGTCTGTTCCATCTGCTTGGCTTCGCACTCGAGGTGTTCAAGACATCCAGCGGCATCCGTTCGTGGTCCTACCCGGACTTCGCGTACACGAAGTTTCTGGGCGTTCCGCTGTTTTCCGGCTTCATGTACGCGGCGGTGGGCAGCTACATCATCCAGGCGTGGCGGCTGCTGCAGCTGCGGGTCGAGCATCACCCGCCATACTGGATGGCCGGGCTGGTGGCGACGACGCTGTACCTGAACTTCTTCACTCACCACTTCATCGGCGATTACCGGTGGTACCTGGCGGCTGCCGCGCTGGGACTGTACGCACGGGCGCAGGTGGTTTTCCGGCCGCACCGCGTCGATCGACGCATGCCGCTGTCACTGGCGCTGGTGCTGATCGGGTTCTTCATCTGGCTCGCCGAGAACATCGGCACCTTCTTCGGCCTGTGGGCATATCCGCATCAGCTCGGCGCGTGGGCGGCCGTTCATGTGACCAAGTGGAGTGCCTGGTCACTGCTGGTGCTCATGAGCTTCACCATCGTGACGAACCTGAAGCACATCAAGGCCACCGTGCACGTGCCGGCGTGACCGCGCTGGTGTGGCGCTGCACTCACCAACCGAAGGGAGTCGTGGTTCTCAGAACCCCCGACCATTGCGGATGGGTCTGCTGCATCGCGCGTCGGTGATCACCACTTTCGATAGTCTTTGACACGGAGTTCCAAATGTCCGCCCCCGCACGAACCGGTGTGCTCATTTACTCGAAGAACCTGCTGTCGGTTTCCACCTTCTACGAACAGGTCCTTGATGCCAGGGTGCTGCACGCGGACGACGAGCACCGCGTCCTGCAGTCGTCCGACGCACAGCTCATCATCCACGCGATACCCGAGCAGTACAGCCGTTCCATCGTCATTCAGGTGCCGCCAGTGGCGCGCGAGGAGCAGGCCATCAAGCCTTTCTTCACCGTTCCGAGCCTGGCGACGGCGGAGCGCATTGCGGAGCAACGTGGCGGTCGCGTCTGGGGGCCGGTGTGGCCGGGCCCCGGCATGCAGGTTCGCAATGTCTGCGACCCTGAGGGCAATATCGTGCATCTGCGTGAGAGCGTAGCCTAGCGGACAACCGGCTCGGTACCGCGGCTTCGCCGTTCTGCCCGTCGCGGGTCACCGGTCATTTCGCTACACGAGGTCGTGGAACAGGTCTGTCCGTGGCTGACGCAGCACGGCAACCCCACGCCGGAACGTTCATCCGCACTTTCCCCGAGGACCGCTCATGAAGACCCAGTACTACACCGCCACCAGCCTCGACGGCTTCATCGCCACCGAGGACGACTCGCTGGACTGGCTGTTTCCACTGGGCGACGTCGGCGACACGAGCTACCCGGCCTTCATTACCGAGATCGGTGCGCTGGCGATGGGGTCGTCCACCTATGAATGGATGCTGCGTCACGCGGACACGGTGGCCGCGGAGACCGGCGCAGCCTGGCCCTACAGCCAGCCGACATGGGTGTTTTCGAACAGGACCTTGCCGACCGTTCCCGGCGCCGACATCCGCTTCGTCCGGGGCGATGTGCGACCCGTGCATGGCGCCATGCGCGCGGCAGCGGGCGACAGGAATATCTGGATCGTCGGCGGAGGCGATCTGGCCGGGCAGTTCCATGACGCCGGGCTGCTGGACGAGATCATCGTGCAGGTGGGGTCGGTCACGCTGGGCCGGGGCAAGCCGCTGTTTCCCCGTCAGCTCACCAGCCCGCCGCTGGTGCTCGTGTCGGTCCGGCAGGTGGGCACCGGCTTCGCCGAACTGCGCTATCAGGTGCCTTCAAGCGCAATCGTCACCGCGGCATGACGGGGCATGGCGCCCTGTCGAAACCTGCGCCTTCCATCCGTCGTGCGAACAGAGGGTCGTCCTCGGCAACGGAGTTAACCATGCCTGCGAATACTGTCCGGCTTCACCGCGTCATCCCTGCCACCGCCGACCGCATCTATCGCGCCTTCCTCGATCCCGACGCGTGGGCCAAATGGCTGCCGCCGCACGGCTATACCGCCAAGGTCCATCTGATGGAGCCGCGCGTCGGTGGCCGGTATCGGATGTCCTTCACCAACCTGACGACCGGTCACAGCCACTCCTTCGGCGGCGAGTACCTGGAGCTGATACCCGGCGAGACGCTGCGCTACACCGCAGTGTTCGACGATCCGAACCTGCCGGGCAGCATGCAGACGACGGTGACGCTGAAAACCGTGTCCTGCGGCGTCGATATGAACATCGTGCAGGAGGGCATTCCCGACGTGATTCCGGCCGAAGGCTGCTACCTGGGCTGGCAGCAGTCGCTGCAGTTGCTGACCCTGCTGGTGGAGCCGGACCTCAGCGAATGAAGACTTCGGGCCGGGCTGTCCTAACGCAGCGCGGTGGAACTGGCCCCCGTCGTCGTCCCCATCACCCGATCCAGCTTGTCTTCCACCTCGCCGATGGCGGCGGCCAGCGAGTTCGATGACTCGGTCGACACCTTCTGCAGTTCCAGCCGGAGGTCAGCGAATTCCTTCTGCATGGCGGCGTTCAGTTCGGTGAAGCGCGAGGCTTCGGCCTGGTCGGCCAGCAGGCGCTGTTCGCGCAGTTCCTTCGCGTGGCGGCGGGCTTCGAGCAGGGTGGAGGTGTGCAGGCTCAGCGTGTAGGCGCCGAGCAGTACGAGCAGCAGCGCGGTGCCGCCGAGCAGGATGACGCCTGCGGGCGCGTTGATCGTTGCCACCAGCAGCGACACTTCGACTGGCGCGGCCAGCACGTGCCAGTTGGCGATGACGAAGGCGGCCAGCAGGCCGAGTACCAGTATGCCAAGTGCGCCGAGCAGTCTCATGCGGTGTCTCCTCTTGTTGTGATCACCGCATTGTCGCGCCGCTGCGCGCGCAACGCCATCGGTGGGCGCCTACGTGGCTGCGGCGGTGGCGCGCACGACCCGCGCCTCGCGGATCGGCAGGTTCACCAGCGCGGCGGCGGCGGCCAGTGCGGCGTCGGCGTACCACATCCACTGGTAGTCGCCCGTGTGTTCCAGCGCCAGCCCGCCCAGCCAGGCGCCGAAGAAGCCGCCGGTCTGGTGCGACAGCAAGGTCAGACCGAACAGTGTGGCGAGATAACGGGTGCCGAACAGCTTTCCGACCACTCCGGCGGTCGGCGGCACGGTGGCCAGCCAGGTCACGCCGAGTCCGATGGCGAACAGGTAGAAGGTCCATTCGGTGCGCGGCGACGCGAGGTAGATCAGCACCAGCACGGCGCGCGAGGCGTACATCCAGAACAGGATCATCTTGCTGCGCCAGCGGCCGACCGCCCAGCCGGCAAGCAGGCTGCCGAAGATGTTGGCCAGCCCGATCAGCGCCAGTGCGCCGCTCGCCACTTCGGCCGGCAGGCCGCACAGGCCGACTTCGCCCGGCAGGTGGGTGATCAGGAAGGCAATGTGGAAGCCGCAGGTGAAGAAGCCTGCGTGCAGCAGCAGATAGCTGCGGTCGCGCATCGCGTCGCCGACCGCGCGGCGCAGCCCGCCGTCGGTGCCGGCGGCGTGCTGCGGATGCGGCTCGCGTGCGCGCAGCGCGCGCGCCAGCGGCAGCGCGGCCAGCGCCGCCGCGGCCATCGCGTACATCGCACCCATCCAGCCGACCGTGGCGATGAGCTTCTGCGCCAGCGGCGCGAACACGAACTGGCCGAGCGAGCCGCCGGCGTTGATGATGCCTGCGGCCTGACCGCGCTGCGCCGAATCGAGCCGGCGCGAAGCGGCGCCGATCAGCACCGAAAAGCTGCCGGCGCCTGAGCCGGCGGCGGCCAGCACGCCCAGCGTCATCGTCATGCCGAAGGCGCTGTCCACGAAGGTGGTGAGCACGCAGCCGAGTGCCAGCACGATCAGCCCGGCGGCCAGCACGCGGCCCGGACCGTAGCGGTCGGCCACTGCGCCGGCCACCGGCTGGATCGCGCCCCACATGAACTGGCCGATCGCCAGCGCGAAGCTGAGCGTGACCACGCCCAGACCGGTGCTGGTATTGATCGGCGATATGAACAGACCGGTGGACTGCCGCACGCCCATGCTCACCATCAGCAGCAGGGCGGCGCACAGCACGGCCGACAGGGCGGTGGGCATGGTGACGGAGGCGCGGAATCTGGAGGCGTCGACGCTAGCACAGGCCCCGCTGCGATCTGTGCCGCACAGCGACGCTACGCGCCGGGCGCGAATCGCGGCACACTGACGCGTTGTCGTCCTGCCGCTTCGCTCACATGTCTTCGCTGCTCCAGACCACTGCACTGTTCGTCGCCACCGCGCTCGCCGAAATCATCGGCTGCTACCTGCCCTGGCTGTGGATGAAGGACCGCGCGCCCGCCTGGGTGCTGCTGCCGGCCGCGGCCTCGCTGGTCGCCTTCGTCTGGCTGCTCACCTTGCATCCGACCGCGGCGGGGCGGGTCTATGCAGCCTATGGCGGCGTCTATGTCTGCGTCGCCGTGCTGTGGCTGTGGCTGGTCGACGGCGAACGTCCGCATCTGTGGGATGTCACCGGTGTGGGGGTCGCGCTGGCCGGCATGGCCATCATCATGTTCGCGCCGCGTGGCTGACGCCGCGGCGCTGTCATTGAAAGGAGTTCCCGCATGGATCTGCAACTGAACAACCGTCTCGCGTTGGTGTCCGGCAGCACCGCCGGCATCGGCTATTCGATCGCCGAGGCGCTGCTGCGCGAAGGCGCGCGCGTCATCGTCAATGGTCGTTCGCAGGCGGCGGTCGATGCCGCGGTCGCGAAACTGGGCGC encodes:
- a CDS encoding SRPBCC family protein — encoded protein: MPANTVRLHRVIPATADRIYRAFLDPDAWAKWLPPHGYTAKVHLMEPRVGGRYRMSFTNLTTGHSHSFGGEYLELIPGETLRYTAVFDDPNLPGSMQTTVTLKTVSCGVDMNIVQEGIPDVIPAEGCYLGWQQSLQLLTLLVEPDLSE
- a CDS encoding MFS transporter encodes the protein MPTALSAVLCAALLLMVSMGVRQSTGLFISPINTSTGLGVVTLSFALAIGQFMWGAIQPVAGAVADRYGPGRVLAAGLIVLALGCVLTTFVDSAFGMTMTLGVLAAAGSGAGSFSVLIGAASRRLDSAQRGQAAGIINAGGSLGQFVFAPLAQKLIATVGWMGAMYAMAAAALAALPLARALRAREPHPQHAAGTDGGLRRAVGDAMRDRSYLLLHAGFFTCGFHIAFLITHLPGEVGLCGLPAEVASGALALIGLANIFGSLLAGWAVGRWRSKMILFWMYASRAVLVLIYLASPRTEWTFYLFAIGLGVTWLATVPPTAGVVGKLFGTRYLATLFGLTLLSHQTGGFFGAWLGGLALEHTGDYQWMWYADAALAAAAALVNLPIREARVVRATAAAT
- a CDS encoding YnfA family protein; translated protein: MSSLLQTTALFVATALAEIIGCYLPWLWMKDRAPAWVLLPAAASLVAFVWLLTLHPTAAGRVYAAYGGVYVCVAVLWLWLVDGERPHLWDVTGVGVALAGMAIIMFAPRG